One window of the Chloroflexota bacterium genome contains the following:
- a CDS encoding carbohydrate ABC transporter permease, with protein MVLSRRFLGMYLPLGLFLAFLLFPFYWMIMVSLKPTTELFDLQNNPFVIQTFTLDNYTYLFRETAFMSWLKNTLIVSIASTAISLFCSILIGYALARLRFPFSNAMGIAIFMAYLVPPTLLFLPLAQVVASLGLYNSYWALILTYPTQLIPFASWTLMGYFRTIAPEIEESAMIDGCSRLGILIRVILPLSLPGVLSAGIFAFTLSWNEFLYALVFMGAGSMKTIPVGTVSDLIKADVLFWGSLMASAVLGSVPVAFIYSFFVDQYVNGLTAGAVKG; from the coding sequence ATGGTCCTGAGCCGACGATTCCTCGGCATGTACCTTCCGCTCGGTCTGTTCCTGGCGTTCCTGCTCTTCCCGTTCTACTGGATGATCATGGTCTCGCTGAAGCCGACGACCGAGCTGTTCGATCTGCAAAACAACCCGTTCGTGATCCAGACGTTCACCCTGGACAACTACACCTACCTCTTCCGCGAGACGGCGTTCATGTCCTGGCTGAAGAACACCCTGATCGTGTCCATCGCCTCCACGGCGATCTCGTTGTTCTGCAGCATCCTGATCGGCTACGCGCTGGCCCGGTTGCGGTTCCCCTTCAGCAACGCGATGGGCATCGCCATCTTCATGGCGTACCTCGTCCCGCCGACCCTGCTGTTCCTGCCGCTGGCCCAGGTGGTCGCCAGCCTCGGGCTGTACAACAGCTACTGGGCGCTGATCCTGACCTACCCGACGCAGCTGATCCCGTTCGCCTCGTGGACGCTGATGGGCTACTTCCGGACCATCGCGCCCGAGATCGAAGAGTCGGCGATGATCGACGGGTGCAGCCGGCTGGGCATCCTGATACGGGTGATCTTGCCGCTCTCGCTGCCGGGCGTGCTCTCGGCGGGCATCTTCGCCTTCACCCTGTCCTGGAACGAGTTCCTGTACGCGCTGGTCTTCATGGGCGCCGGCTCGATGAAGACGATCCCGGTCGGCACGGTCAGCGACCTGATCAAGGCGGACGTGCTGTTCTGGGGCTCGCTGATGGCGTCCGCCGTGCTCGGATCGGTGCCGGTCGCCTTCATCTACTCGTTCTTCGTGGATCAGTACGTCAACGGCCTGACGGCGGGGGCAGTCAAGGGCTGA
- a CDS encoding sugar ABC transporter permease produces MLTTTKSTVGIAPPARRPHLLDPRLFLERPTSLGITLMLPGVLLLLVFMAYPFFLGIWLALTDSRIGMPGKFIGLLNFRDLLTDSIFRQTTLNTFVYAMVTVPFKLALGLGLALVLNQKLPFRNAVRAGVLLPWIVPTALSSLGWFMLFDPVFSPFSWLFRHLGIIDHNINFLGDPGLAVASVALANIWRGIPFFAVTILAGLQTVGPDLYEAAAIDGAGVWDRFWTVTLPAIRGIVMIATLFSIIWTFADFQLIYVLTKGGPANQTHIFGTYAYQVGLNATAIGQGAAIALYMFPILAVFAAILLIYLRKEV; encoded by the coding sequence ATGCTTACCACGACCAAGAGCACGGTCGGGATCGCGCCGCCGGCTCGGCGTCCGCACCTTCTCGACCCGCGACTATTCCTGGAGCGGCCCACCAGCCTCGGCATCACGCTGATGCTCCCGGGCGTGCTGCTGCTCCTCGTGTTTATGGCGTATCCGTTCTTCCTGGGGATCTGGCTCGCGCTGACGGACAGCCGCATCGGCATGCCGGGCAAGTTCATCGGGCTGTTGAACTTTCGTGACCTGCTGACGGACAGCATCTTTCGGCAGACCACTCTCAACACGTTTGTCTACGCAATGGTGACCGTGCCGTTCAAGCTGGCCCTCGGCCTCGGACTGGCGCTGGTGCTCAATCAGAAGCTGCCGTTCCGAAACGCCGTGCGGGCCGGCGTGCTGCTGCCGTGGATCGTGCCGACGGCGCTCAGCAGCCTCGGCTGGTTCATGCTGTTCGACCCGGTGTTCAGCCCGTTCTCCTGGCTTTTCCGTCACCTGGGGATCATCGACCACAACATCAACTTCCTGGGCGATCCGGGGCTGGCCGTCGCCTCGGTGGCCCTGGCGAACATCTGGCGCGGCATCCCGTTCTTCGCCGTGACGATCCTGGCCGGCCTCCAGACGGTCGGACCGGATCTGTACGAGGCGGCCGCCATCGACGGGGCCGGCGTCTGGGATCGGTTCTGGACCGTCACGCTGCCGGCGATTCGTGGGATCGTCATGATCGCCACGCTCTTCTCGATCATCTGGACGTTCGCAGACTTCCAGTTGATCTACGTCCTGACCAAGGGCGGGCCGGCCAATCAGACCCACATCTTCGGGACGTACGCCTACCAGGTGGGGCTGAACGCCACGGCGATCGGCCAGGGCGCGGCCATCGCGCTCTACATGTTCCCGATCCTGGCCGTCTTCGCGGCGATCCTCCTCATCTATCTCCGCAAGGAGGTCTGA
- a CDS encoding extracellular solute-binding protein has translation MLLVAGLSATSSLVTACTPTAAPPAGNAPGQPAAGAGAAKPAAETAKAPASFKGATLSVLQGTYFIAPGQDLYKKQAQEWGGQNGVTVNTDFLNWPDLQPKIAAAVQAGGLDIVELWPVWNYLYRDNLVDLTDLAEEIGQRGGGYEAYVANSAKVGDRYLGIPHGTSNASMAYRISMFKDAGVANAEDGSKVDLTWEQYFEAAKKLKQKGTPFGQALGHSTGDPPGFVYPYMWSSGAMEVEQDGKTIAFNKPEFVDAMKRFIQAWKDGYDETGTSWDDSNNNRAYLAGQIASTYNGSSIYFTAKKDNPAIAEDTHHMLIPKGPAGRFYILETRTFAILKNSKNVDAAKAFLKWWFEDKQYGDWFHLQEGYFLQNSKKWASDPMWDKDPKMAPFREQPKYGRNQGYAGPGNEKASLAWSKFIVVDTFAKAVQSGDAAGSIAWGADELQRIYRD, from the coding sequence ATGCTGCTTGTCGCGGGACTCTCCGCCACCAGCTCGCTCGTCACGGCCTGCACGCCAACGGCGGCGCCGCCGGCGGGCAACGCTCCGGGCCAGCCAGCAGCCGGCGCGGGGGCCGCGAAGCCAGCCGCTGAGACGGCCAAGGCTCCAGCCTCCTTCAAGGGCGCCACGCTCTCCGTCCTCCAGGGCACCTACTTCATCGCCCCCGGCCAGGATCTCTACAAGAAGCAGGCCCAGGAGTGGGGCGGCCAGAACGGCGTCACGGTCAACACCGACTTCCTGAACTGGCCCGACCTGCAGCCGAAGATCGCGGCGGCGGTCCAGGCTGGCGGCCTCGACATCGTCGAGCTCTGGCCGGTCTGGAACTACCTCTACCGCGACAACCTTGTGGACCTGACGGATCTTGCCGAAGAGATCGGGCAGCGCGGTGGCGGCTACGAAGCGTACGTTGCCAACTCGGCCAAGGTGGGCGACCGCTACCTCGGCATCCCACACGGCACGTCGAACGCCTCGATGGCGTATCGCATCAGCATGTTCAAGGATGCCGGCGTTGCCAACGCCGAGGACGGCTCCAAGGTCGATCTGACCTGGGAGCAGTACTTCGAGGCCGCCAAGAAGCTCAAGCAGAAGGGGACGCCGTTCGGGCAGGCGCTCGGCCACAGCACGGGGGATCCGCCAGGGTTCGTGTACCCCTACATGTGGAGCAGCGGCGCGATGGAAGTCGAGCAGGATGGCAAGACCATCGCGTTCAACAAGCCCGAGTTCGTCGATGCGATGAAGCGCTTCATCCAGGCCTGGAAGGACGGCTACGACGAGACCGGCACGTCCTGGGACGACAGCAACAACAACCGCGCCTACCTGGCCGGCCAGATCGCCTCGACCTACAACGGCTCGAGCATCTACTTCACCGCCAAGAAGGACAACCCGGCCATCGCTGAGGACACCCACCACATGCTCATCCCGAAGGGGCCGGCCGGCCGCTTCTACATCCTCGAAACCCGCACCTTCGCGATCCTGAAGAACTCGAAGAACGTGGACGCCGCCAAGGCGTTCCTCAAGTGGTGGTTCGAGGACAAGCAGTACGGCGACTGGTTCCACCTGCAGGAGGGGTACTTCCTGCAGAACTCCAAGAAGTGGGCGTCTGACCCGATGTGGGACAAGGATCCCAAGATGGCCCCCTTCCGCGAGCAGCCGAAGTACGGGCGCAACCAGGGCTACGCCGGCCCGGGTAACGAGAAGGCGTCGCTGGCCTGGTCGAAGTTCATCGTGGTGGACACCTTCGCGAAGGCCGTGCAGTCGGGCGACGCGGCCGGCTCCATCGCCTGGGGCGCCGACGAGCTGCAGCGCATCTACCGCGACTAG
- a CDS encoding MarR family transcriptional regulator translates to MDQLDRELQHAADMPHTYYSILVVLSESPERSLRMTEIAEMLRFSKSRLTHAIGRLEERGWVQRVDCPTDRRGTFALLTEAGHAALTAAAPGHVEGVRRHLFDRLTPEQAEQLREISQAIATPLVPATIRHLTARAVSAPQA, encoded by the coding sequence ATGGATCAACTCGATCGTGAGCTACAGCACGCCGCCGACATGCCGCACACCTACTACAGCATCCTGGTCGTGCTCTCTGAGAGCCCGGAGCGCTCCCTGCGGATGACCGAGATCGCCGAGATGCTGCGGTTCTCGAAGAGCAGGCTGACGCACGCCATCGGGCGGCTCGAAGAGCGCGGCTGGGTCCAGCGCGTGGACTGCCCGACAGACCGCCGTGGCACGTTCGCGCTGCTGACCGAGGCCGGCCATGCTGCCCTCACCGCCGCCGCGCCGGGCCACGTCGAGGGCGTCCGCCGCCACCTGTTCGACCGGCTGACGCCCGAGCAGGCCGAGCAGCTGCGGGAGATCTCCCAGGCCATCGCCACGCCGCTGGTGCCGGCCACCATCCGGCACCTGACGGCTCGGGCCGTCTCGGCCCCGCAAGCCTGA
- a CDS encoding aldo/keto reductase, with the protein MDRSSPPPALAPRPLGRTGLLVSPVSLGCAPLGNIPTAFPYEVPEERALDVIRATFQSPIAFLDTGASYGDGESERRIGIVLRELGGVPDGYVLATKVDRDLHTGDFSGAQIERSLERSLRLLGLDRLALVYLHDPEHTTFEAAMAPGGPMDVLRRFQQQGVVEHLGVAGGPIDMLTRYVETGAFEVAITHNRFTLLKREAEPLLDVCQARGVAVVNAAPYGGGMLAKGPSSYPRYRYRPAPSALLERAEQIAALCDEAGVPLAAAALQFSMRDPRIASTIVGMTRVERIAETVALATHPIPDALWTALEPLALPDDPA; encoded by the coding sequence ATGGACAGGTCTTCGCCGCCACCCGCGCTTGCTCCCCGGCCGCTCGGCCGGACCGGCCTGCTGGTCTCCCCGGTCTCGCTCGGCTGCGCGCCGCTCGGCAACATCCCGACGGCCTTCCCCTACGAGGTGCCGGAGGAGCGCGCGCTCGACGTGATCCGCGCCACGTTCCAGAGTCCGATCGCCTTTCTGGACACCGGCGCATCGTACGGCGACGGCGAGAGCGAGCGGCGCATCGGCATCGTGCTGCGCGAGCTGGGCGGCGTGCCGGACGGCTACGTGCTGGCGACCAAGGTTGACCGCGACCTGCACACGGGCGACTTCAGCGGCGCGCAGATCGAGCGGTCGCTGGAGCGCAGCCTCAGGCTGCTGGGCCTGGACCGGCTCGCGCTGGTCTACCTGCACGATCCGGAGCACACGACCTTCGAGGCGGCGATGGCGCCCGGCGGCCCGATGGATGTGCTGCGGCGCTTCCAGCAGCAGGGCGTCGTCGAGCATCTGGGGGTGGCGGGCGGCCCCATCGACATGCTGACGCGGTACGTCGAGACGGGCGCGTTCGAGGTGGCGATCACCCACAACCGCTTCACGCTGCTCAAGCGCGAGGCCGAGCCATTGCTCGACGTGTGCCAGGCGCGCGGGGTCGCCGTGGTCAACGCGGCGCCGTACGGCGGCGGCATGCTGGCCAAGGGGCCGTCCTCGTACCCGCGGTACCGCTACCGGCCGGCTCCTTCGGCCCTGCTGGAGCGGGCCGAGCAGATCGCCGCCCTCTGCGACGAGGCCGGCGTGCCGCTGGCTGCCGCCGCGCTGCAGTTCTCGATGCGGGATCCGCGCATCGCCTCGACTATCGTCGGGATGACGCGCGTCGAGCGCATCGCGGAGACGGTGGCCCTGGCGACGCACCCGATCCCGGACGCGCTGTGGACGGCCCTGGAGCCGTTGGCCCTCCCCGACGACCCGGCCTGA
- a CDS encoding glycosyltransferase family 2 protein: MPDGSRSVSARDHGETTVRRWRPGRRSPILPPARQRAPLLVSCACWNLGVGVARSAASISAVIPAYNEERIIASTVEALDETLARLVDDYEIIVVNDGSHDATPQIVEGLSQERPAVRLVSHAVNRGYGATLATGFAAATRDYVFLTDGDRQFDVHELEGFLPRLSGADVVVGFRRPRADPLVRRFYGWGWNLLVNTLFGYTARDVDCAFKLFPRRLLQDVRLVSTGHTLSPELLIKARRAGFRVAEVRVTHLPRTAGQAKGARLDHIIRSLVELARLRLDLVSQPVQPASRERAARP; this comes from the coding sequence ATGCCAGATGGTAGCCGGTCCGTCAGCGCGCGCGACCACGGGGAGACCACGGTGCGGCGTTGGAGGCCGGGGCGGCGCTCGCCTATACTCCCTCCGGCCCGGCAGCGCGCCCCTCTCCTGGTGAGCTGCGCCTGCTGGAACCTGGGAGTCGGCGTGGCCAGATCCGCGGCGAGCATTTCGGCGGTCATTCCTGCCTACAACGAAGAGCGCATCATCGCCAGCACCGTCGAGGCGCTCGACGAGACGCTCGCACGCCTCGTCGACGACTACGAGATCATCGTCGTCAACGACGGCAGCCACGACGCCACCCCGCAGATCGTGGAGGGGTTGAGCCAGGAGCGCCCGGCCGTCCGCCTGGTCTCGCACGCCGTCAACCGAGGGTATGGCGCAACCCTGGCGACGGGCTTCGCTGCCGCCACCCGTGACTACGTCTTCCTGACGGACGGCGACCGCCAGTTTGACGTGCACGAGCTTGAGGGGTTCCTGCCACGCCTGAGCGGCGCGGATGTGGTGGTCGGGTTCCGGCGTCCGCGCGCCGATCCGCTGGTGCGGCGCTTCTACGGCTGGGGCTGGAACCTGCTGGTCAACACCCTGTTCGGGTACACCGCCCGCGACGTGGATTGCGCCTTCAAGCTGTTCCCACGCCGGCTGCTCCAGGACGTGCGGCTGGTCAGCACCGGCCACACCCTCAGCCCAGAATTGCTGATCAAGGCCCGGCGGGCAGGCTTCCGGGTGGCCGAGGTGCGGGTCACCCACCTGCCGCGCACGGCCGGGCAGGCCAAGGGCGCCCGGCTGGATCACATCATCCGCTCGCTGGTGGAGCTGGCGCGGCTGCGGCTGGATCTGGTGAGCCAGCCGGTGCAGCCAGCCTCGCGGGAGCGCGCCGCCCGCCCCTGA
- a CDS encoding RraA family protein, with product MVFNSPERVAELTPNNPFDRLEDGRPAVSEDLLQRAKLVSPEEAWSVLERRHGYKFQFTGGWHVLHPNRVLVGRAVTAVFMPLRPDLDAVVNAWGGAKGWSVRQNTWVIDNLIKDDVVVVDLFGKIKDGTFAGDNLSTAIQARTGTGMVVDGAIRDARQIEELDPFNAFVRGIDPSAIAEVTLVGVNVPIRIGDATVLPGDVVLGTSAGVTFIPPALLEEIVVHSEETRLRDEFGKTRLAEGAYSSSRIDTQTWDDEIQADYLRWKERRGRP from the coding sequence ATGGTGTTCAACAGTCCCGAGCGCGTCGCCGAGCTCACCCCGAACAACCCGTTCGACCGCCTGGAAGACGGCCGGCCCGCCGTCTCCGAAGATCTCCTCCAGCGGGCGAAGCTCGTCTCGCCGGAGGAAGCATGGTCGGTGCTGGAGCGCCGCCACGGCTACAAGTTCCAGTTCACAGGCGGCTGGCACGTCCTGCACCCCAATCGCGTGCTGGTCGGTCGGGCGGTGACCGCCGTTTTCATGCCGCTGCGGCCAGACCTGGACGCCGTCGTCAACGCCTGGGGCGGCGCGAAGGGCTGGAGCGTGCGCCAGAACACCTGGGTCATCGACAACCTGATCAAGGACGACGTGGTCGTCGTCGACCTGTTCGGCAAGATCAAGGACGGCACCTTCGCGGGGGACAACCTCTCGACGGCGATCCAGGCTCGCACCGGCACCGGCATGGTCGTGGACGGCGCGATCCGCGACGCCCGCCAGATCGAGGAGCTGGACCCGTTCAACGCCTTCGTGCGGGGCATCGACCCGTCCGCCATCGCCGAGGTGACGCTCGTCGGGGTGAACGTGCCGATCCGCATCGGGGATGCGACGGTCCTGCCGGGCGACGTCGTGCTGGGCACCTCGGCCGGCGTGACCTTCATTCCCCCAGCACTGCTGGAGGAGATCGTCGTCCACTCGGAGGAGACGCGCCTGCGCGACGAGTTCGGCAAAACGCGGCTGGCCGAGGGCGCGTACTCGTCGTCGCGCATCGACACGCAGACCTGGGACGACGAGATCCAGGCGGACTACCTCCGCTGGAAGGAGCGGCGCGGCCGACCGTAG
- a CDS encoding acyl-CoA dehydrogenase family protein, with protein sequence MDLNESPEHRAYRARVRAWFEQHRPGSLDTFEDRRAWHRTLYDAGFVGMGWPKAYGGQDASPIEQAIVGEEMVRAQVPGTINALGIGFIGPTLIAHGTEAQKQRYVKKILTAEELWCQLYSEPGSGSDLASLKTTAVRDGDHYVVNGQKVWSSQAYNADYAILLARTDPTAPKHKGISYFILDMRAPGVDVRRLKQITGSSEFCEEFLTDVRIPVENRIGEEGQGWELAQTTLGFERGGNLLARVTAHKLTINRLIEVCKTLPRNGGVAIDDPLVRQKIGKMLAEVEVLRYAGLRLLSKLEKGQRPGPESSVDKLYYSEMDKRHQELILEILGPFGQLFEGGPPEVALNLRSTREDEGSWAYNYLWSRAGTIYSGSSEIQKNIIGERVLKLPREPRADRMARA encoded by the coding sequence GTGGATCTGAACGAGAGCCCGGAGCACCGGGCCTATCGCGCACGGGTGCGCGCCTGGTTCGAGCAGCACCGGCCCGGCTCGCTGGACACCTTTGAGGACCGGCGGGCGTGGCACCGCACCCTCTACGATGCCGGCTTCGTCGGGATGGGCTGGCCCAAGGCGTACGGCGGCCAGGACGCCAGCCCCATCGAGCAGGCCATCGTCGGCGAGGAGATGGTCCGCGCCCAGGTGCCGGGGACCATCAACGCGCTGGGCATCGGGTTCATCGGGCCGACGCTCATCGCGCACGGGACCGAGGCGCAGAAGCAGCGGTACGTCAAGAAGATCCTGACGGCCGAGGAGCTGTGGTGCCAGTTGTACTCTGAGCCGGGGTCGGGATCGGACCTCGCCAGCCTCAAGACGACGGCCGTCCGTGACGGCGATCACTACGTCGTCAACGGCCAGAAGGTCTGGTCGAGCCAGGCCTACAACGCCGACTACGCCATCCTGCTGGCCCGCACCGACCCGACGGCCCCGAAGCACAAGGGGATCTCCTACTTCATCCTCGACATGCGCGCGCCGGGCGTCGACGTGCGCCGGCTGAAGCAGATCACCGGCAGCTCGGAGTTCTGCGAGGAGTTCCTGACGGACGTTCGCATCCCCGTCGAGAACCGCATCGGCGAGGAAGGACAGGGCTGGGAGCTGGCCCAGACGACGCTCGGCTTCGAGCGCGGCGGCAACCTGCTGGCGCGGGTGACGGCCCACAAGCTGACGATCAACCGGCTGATCGAGGTCTGCAAGACGCTGCCACGCAACGGCGGCGTCGCCATCGACGATCCGCTGGTGCGCCAGAAGATCGGGAAGATGCTGGCCGAGGTCGAGGTGCTGCGCTACGCCGGCCTGCGCCTGCTCTCGAAGCTGGAGAAGGGGCAGCGGCCGGGTCCAGAATCGTCCGTGGACAAGCTCTACTACAGCGAGATGGACAAGCGGCACCAGGAGCTGATCCTCGAGATCCTCGGGCCGTTCGGGCAGCTGTTCGAAGGCGGGCCGCCCGAGGTGGCGCTGAACCTCCGCTCGACGCGCGAGGACGAAGGCTCGTGGGCCTACAACTACCTCTGGTCGCGCGCGGGGACCATCTACTCGGGGTCGTCGGAGATCCAGAAGAACATCATCGGCGAGCGCGTGCTGAAGCTGCCGCGCGAGCCGCGCGCCGACCGCATGGCACGGGCCTGA
- a CDS encoding acyl-CoA/acyl-ACP dehydrogenase, with product MDFDFTEEQLMLRGLARELLTAECPPTEVRAQMEDARGYSPSLWRQLAETGLLGIAVDEAHGGQALGMVELALVLEEMGRAAYPGPYLPTVVLAASALAAGGSRAQLDRYLTGIADGSVVATLALMEDRLAAGPEGIELRARAQGGEYVLTGHKRFVPFGHVADLILVAARTSEATDPRAGVTIFALDRDTPGISHQPNVQIDLTNKTSTLTLENVRVGADAVVGQVDGGWKILDGVLRRASVAAAAVMLGSARKCMELSVEYAKVREQFGQPIGTFQAIKHACAEMLVEVENAHGATYYAAWALDAAAPDAAFAASVAKSYVGEAARKVCGSAIQVHGGIGFTWEYDLHLYFKQAKLLEALYGDAEHHREQVLTEILAPAAVPALA from the coding sequence GTGGACTTTGATTTCACCGAAGAACAATTGATGCTGCGGGGGCTGGCGCGCGAGCTGCTGACCGCCGAGTGCCCCCCGACCGAGGTCCGCGCCCAGATGGAGGACGCCCGGGGGTACAGCCCGTCGCTCTGGCGGCAGCTTGCCGAGACCGGCCTGCTCGGGATCGCCGTGGACGAGGCGCACGGCGGACAGGCGCTCGGGATGGTCGAGCTGGCGCTGGTGCTGGAGGAGATGGGGCGGGCGGCCTACCCCGGGCCGTACCTCCCGACCGTCGTGCTGGCCGCCTCTGCGCTGGCGGCCGGCGGCAGCCGCGCCCAGCTCGACCGCTACCTGACGGGCATCGCCGATGGCAGCGTCGTCGCGACGCTGGCCCTGATGGAAGATCGGCTGGCGGCCGGCCCGGAGGGCATCGAGCTGCGGGCGCGGGCGCAGGGCGGCGAGTACGTCCTGACGGGCCACAAGCGGTTCGTGCCGTTCGGGCACGTGGCGGACCTGATCCTGGTGGCCGCCCGCACGTCGGAGGCCACCGACCCGCGCGCGGGCGTCACGATCTTCGCGCTGGACAGGGACACCCCGGGCATCTCGCACCAGCCGAACGTGCAGATCGACCTGACCAACAAGACCTCGACCCTCACGCTGGAGAACGTTCGGGTGGGGGCGGACGCGGTGGTCGGGCAGGTTGACGGCGGCTGGAAGATCCTGGACGGCGTGCTGCGGCGGGCGTCCGTGGCGGCGGCGGCCGTGATGCTCGGCTCGGCGCGCAAGTGCATGGAGCTGAGCGTCGAGTACGCGAAGGTCCGCGAGCAGTTCGGGCAGCCCATCGGCACGTTCCAGGCGATCAAGCACGCCTGCGCCGAGATGCTGGTGGAGGTCGAGAACGCTCACGGCGCAACCTACTACGCGGCCTGGGCGCTCGACGCGGCGGCTCCCGACGCGGCGTTCGCGGCGTCGGTGGCGAAGTCATACGTCGGCGAAGCGGCGCGGAAAGTCTGCGGCTCGGCGATCCAGGTGCATGGCGGCATCGGGTTCACCTGGGAGTACGACCTGCACCTGTACTTCAAGCAGGCGAAGCTGCTGGAGGCGCTGTACGGCGACGCCGAGCACCACCGCGAGCAGGTGCTGACGGAGATCCTGGCGCCGGCAGCGGTGCCGGCGCTGGCGTAG
- a CDS encoding MaoC family dehydratase yields MGEHAKTVNSVEELRALVGEEMGVSGWLTITQERVNAFAEATGDHQWIHVDLERARSSPMGGPIAHGYLTLSLLPLLRDHEWQGVDVAMPTKMVINYGSNRVRFVSPVPVGARIRLRVKLLSVDEVQPGVVQSVSQATVEIDGQEKPAMVAETVGRTYL; encoded by the coding sequence ATGGGCGAGCATGCGAAAACGGTGAACAGCGTCGAGGAGCTGCGCGCGCTCGTCGGCGAGGAGATGGGCGTCAGCGGCTGGCTGACGATCACCCAGGAGCGCGTCAACGCCTTCGCCGAGGCGACCGGCGACCATCAGTGGATCCACGTCGACCTGGAGCGGGCGAGATCGTCGCCGATGGGCGGCCCCATCGCGCACGGCTACCTGACCCTCTCGCTGCTGCCGCTCCTGCGCGACCACGAGTGGCAGGGCGTGGACGTGGCGATGCCGACGAAGATGGTCATCAACTACGGCTCGAACCGGGTCCGATTCGTCAGCCCGGTGCCGGTCGGGGCGCGGATCAGGCTGCGCGTGAAGCTGCTCAGTGTCGACGAGGTCCAGCCGGGCGTGGTGCAGTCGGTCAGTCAGGCGACAGTCGAAATCGACGGCCAGGAGAAGCCGGCGATGGTGGCGGAGACGGTGGGCCGTACCTACCTCTGA
- a CDS encoding ABC transporter permease produces MGRYLLARTLAAVPTLFLLTFVCFLLTTAARGDPAVEALRQGGQEPTPEAVARFRAERGLDDPLPVRYVRWLGGLAQGDFGRSFLSARTVGDIIGEKLMPTVWLGLSAFAVTSVTGITLGVLFGLAPNSLFDRVGRVITLWLAAIPSFWLALLLVTFISEKGRLLPVAGYGGIQYMILPVIALSCGPAAGLMRITRSAVIEVWRQDYVRTARAKGLVQHRVVLRHTLPNAMLPVVTLLGLRFGQLLAGAVVIESIFSWPGMGTALIQAISGRDLPVIGAYVLIAGVTFVVVNLLTDLSYGLLDPRVRLGGGEGRGGR; encoded by the coding sequence ATGGGACGGTACCTCCTTGCGCGCACGCTCGCTGCCGTGCCGACGCTCTTTCTCCTGACGTTCGTCTGCTTCCTGCTGACCACCGCCGCGCGCGGCGATCCGGCCGTCGAGGCGCTGCGCCAGGGCGGCCAGGAGCCGACGCCCGAGGCTGTCGCACGCTTCCGCGCCGAGCGCGGCCTGGACGATCCGCTCCCCGTTCGCTACGTCCGCTGGCTCGGCGGGCTGGCGCAGGGCGATTTCGGCCGCTCGTTCCTCTCGGCGCGGACCGTCGGCGACATCATCGGCGAGAAGCTGATGCCGACCGTCTGGCTCGGGCTCTCGGCGTTCGCCGTGACCAGCGTGACGGGCATCACCCTGGGGGTGCTGTTCGGCCTGGCGCCGAACTCCCTGTTTGACCGCGTCGGCCGGGTCATCACCCTGTGGCTGGCGGCCATCCCGTCCTTCTGGCTGGCGTTGCTGCTGGTGACGTTCATCTCGGAGAAGGGCCGGCTGCTGCCGGTGGCCGGGTACGGCGGCATCCAGTACATGATCCTGCCGGTCATCGCGCTCTCGTGCGGGCCTGCCGCCGGGCTGATGCGGATCACCCGCAGCGCCGTCATCGAGGTCTGGCGGCAGGACTACGTCCGGACGGCCCGCGCCAAGGGGCTGGTGCAGCACCGGGTGGTGCTGCGGCACACCCTGCCGAACGCGATGCTTCCCGTCGTGACGTTGCTCGGGCTGCGCTTCGGGCAGTTGCTGGCGGGGGCCGTCGTCATCGAATCGATCTTCTCCTGGCCGGGCATGGGCACCGCCCTGATCCAGGCCATCTCCGGGCGCGACCTGCCGGTCATCGGCGCGTACGTGCTGATCGCCGGAGTGACGTTCGTGGTTGTGAACCTGCTCACCGACCTGAGCTACGGCCTACTCGATCCGCGCGTGCGGCTCGGCGGCGGCGAAGGGCGAGGGGGACGCTAG